One region of Rhodophyticola sp. CCM32 genomic DNA includes:
- a CDS encoding LysR family transcriptional regulator, with the protein MKFGLRHIRYFIAVAEEEHFRRASERLHIAQPALTRAIQHLERELNVTLFDRANRRIHITEAGKTFLAGCKSLMANMEATVENTRQVDAGKIGALRIGYTDIAIAGTLPRLLKDFQEREPGITMKPHHSVTTDQLERLKNGTLDFGFVTGPVTRPDIESHPIQEERFLCIVYEGHRLASRSRISLEDLADEDFVHGPAKDWEYFYYHLLPLCRRAGFMPRIVQEAYNSAGILGLVASRMGITILTESTGRSAIPGLVEIPIAGVKETLKTIAIWRAEDSGGAKKRFVDFLKTATPD; encoded by the coding sequence ATGAAATTCGGATTGCGCCATATCCGGTACTTCATTGCCGTCGCCGAGGAAGAACATTTCCGGCGCGCCTCTGAACGTCTGCATATCGCTCAGCCTGCCTTGACCCGGGCCATTCAACATCTGGAACGGGAGTTGAATGTCACCCTGTTCGACCGCGCAAACAGGCGCATCCATATCACCGAGGCGGGCAAAACCTTTCTGGCCGGGTGCAAAAGCCTGATGGCGAATATGGAGGCGACGGTTGAAAATACCCGGCAGGTCGATGCCGGCAAAATCGGCGCCCTGCGCATCGGCTATACCGATATTGCCATCGCCGGTACGCTCCCCCGGTTGCTGAAAGACTTTCAGGAACGTGAGCCGGGCATCACGATGAAACCCCATCACAGCGTGACAACGGATCAGCTTGAGCGGTTGAAAAACGGCACCCTTGATTTCGGCTTCGTCACCGGACCGGTCACACGTCCCGATATCGAGTCGCACCCCATTCAGGAAGAGCGGTTCTTGTGCATTGTCTATGAGGGCCACCGGCTGGCATCCCGTAGCCGGATTTCCCTGGAAGACCTGGCCGATGAGGATTTCGTGCATGGCCCGGCCAAGGACTGGGAATATTTCTATTACCACCTTCTGCCGTTATGCCGCCGCGCCGGGTTCATGCCGCGCATCGTGCAGGAGGCCTATAACTCCGCAGGCATCCTTGGCCTTGTCGCCAGCCGGATGGGGATCACGATCCTGACGGAAAGCACCGGGAGATCGGCGATACCGGGCCTGGTGGAAATCCCGATTGCAGGGGTGAAGGAAACGCTCAAGACCATCGCCATCTGGAGGGCCGAGGATAGCGGCGGGGCAAAGAAGCGGTTTGTCGATTTCCTGAAAACCGCAACCCCCGACTGA
- a CDS encoding N,N-dimethylformamidase beta subunit family domain-containing protein gives MKNIPLIGYTDRLSVRPGETIAFKVSSAATEAYSAHLVRSISADPNPAGCGIVEEDASAYFTPARFPSREQAFQAGSYGVAHAQLTAEAGQEIKLSAIVFPTKRDDGDQVVLACGAMEMLITPGGGAGFRFGRALAVTDQPLTLRRWYRLIGSLGRDGHLTIRQEPLGRSFEDACEGYVRSGQTTAPGLSGHPSVAARIGQTGPSGHFNGKLEAPEIQVDGQICAAWDFSQDIHSTTARATTGPDMALINHPARAMTGSRWDGSEMCWRHKPEHYGAIHFHDDDIYDFEWKTDFTFTLPDDMPSGIYVMRLAAGGHEDAIPFFVCAPRGKPRAKLCVLVSTFTYTIYGNHARPDYDPSWQTRMADWKAYPHNPAEYPQYGLSTYNYHSDGSGICHASHRRPLLNLRPGYLTFGDTPCSGLRHLPADSHLISWLHARNIDYDLITDHELHCEGVDAITGYAALTTASHPEYHTGETLDALRDFRDCGGALHYLGGNGFYWRIARHQEDDGLLEIRRAEDGIRAWAAEPGEYYNAFDGSYGGLWRRNARAPQELVGIGFAAQGEFSGAPYQRVCNDPHFDWVFQGIDDDILGAFGFSGNGAAGYELDHCDTRLGTPETVTILARSITHDGAFMLVPEEQLTHLTNLSGGPAGDVMHADMIYFDVPGGGSVFSTGSITFCGSLPWNNFDNNISRLLENVLRRSL, from the coding sequence ATGAAAAACATTCCCCTTATCGGGTATACGGATCGGCTGTCGGTCCGCCCGGGTGAAACCATTGCCTTCAAGGTTTCATCCGCCGCAACGGAGGCATATTCCGCGCATCTTGTCCGCTCGATCAGCGCGGATCCCAACCCCGCAGGCTGCGGGATCGTTGAAGAGGATGCCTCGGCCTATTTCACACCGGCCCGCTTCCCATCCAGGGAACAGGCGTTTCAGGCCGGGTCTTACGGGGTGGCACATGCGCAACTGACCGCAGAGGCGGGGCAGGAGATTAAGCTCTCGGCGATTGTGTTTCCGACCAAACGGGATGATGGCGATCAGGTTGTTCTGGCCTGCGGGGCAATGGAGATGCTGATCACACCCGGCGGCGGTGCCGGGTTCCGGTTTGGGCGTGCTTTGGCGGTCACGGATCAGCCATTGACCCTGCGGCGCTGGTACAGGCTGATCGGCAGTCTTGGCCGCGACGGGCATCTCACGATCCGGCAGGAGCCGCTGGGGCGCAGCTTTGAAGACGCCTGCGAGGGCTATGTGCGATCCGGGCAGACCACCGCGCCCGGCCTGTCGGGGCATCCTTCCGTGGCGGCGCGGATCGGTCAGACCGGCCCTAGCGGGCATTTCAACGGGAAACTGGAAGCCCCCGAAATACAGGTTGATGGCCAGATCTGCGCAGCCTGGGACTTTTCGCAAGATATACATTCCACCACGGCGCGGGCGACGACAGGCCCGGATATGGCGCTGATAAACCACCCGGCACGCGCGATGACCGGGTCGCGATGGGATGGCTCGGAAATGTGCTGGCGCCACAAACCGGAACATTACGGCGCGATCCATTTCCACGATGATGATATCTATGATTTCGAATGGAAGACGGATTTCACCTTCACACTGCCCGATGACATGCCATCGGGGATCTATGTCATGCGCCTGGCGGCTGGCGGCCATGAAGACGCCATTCCGTTCTTTGTCTGTGCGCCACGGGGCAAACCCCGCGCGAAGCTGTGCGTGCTGGTGTCGACCTTCACCTATACGATCTATGGCAATCATGCCCGCCCGGATTACGACCCGTCATGGCAGACGCGAATGGCTGACTGGAAGGCCTATCCCCACAACCCGGCGGAATATCCGCAATACGGGCTTTCAACCTATAATTATCACTCCGATGGTTCGGGCATCTGTCACGCATCGCATCGGCGGCCCCTGCTCAACCTGCGGCCCGGGTATCTGACCTTTGGCGATACCCCGTGTTCGGGGCTGCGCCACCTTCCGGCAGACAGCCATCTGATCAGCTGGCTGCATGCCAGGAATATCGATTATGACCTGATCACCGATCATGAGCTGCATTGTGAAGGCGTTGACGCGATCACCGGCTATGCGGCGCTGACAACCGCCTCGCATCCTGAATACCACACCGGGGAAACACTGGATGCCCTGCGCGATTTTCGCGATTGCGGGGGGGCGTTGCACTATCTTGGCGGCAATGGTTTCTACTGGCGGATCGCGCGGCATCAGGAAGATGACGGCCTGCTGGAAATCCGCCGGGCAGAGGATGGTATTCGTGCCTGGGCGGCGGAACCCGGCGAGTATTACAACGCATTTGACGGCAGCTATGGCGGGCTATGGCGCCGCAATGCGCGCGCGCCACAAGAGCTTGTGGGTATTGGCTTCGCCGCACAGGGAGAGTTTTCCGGCGCGCCGTATCAACGGGTTTGCAACGATCCGCATTTCGATTGGGTGTTTCAGGGGATCGACGATGATATTCTTGGTGCCTTCGGGTTCAGCGGTAATGGTGCCGCGGGCTATGAGCTGGACCATTGCGACACCCGGTTGGGAACGCCCGAGACGGTCACCATTCTTGCCCGGTCGATTACCCATGATGGCGCATTCATGCTGGTGCCCGAGGAACAGCTGACACATCTCACCAATCTCAGCGGCGGCCCGGCGGGCGATGTGATGCATGCGGATATGATCTATTTTGACGTGCCCGGCGGCGGGTCGGTCTTTTCAACCGGGTCCATCACCTTCTGCGGCAGCCTGCCTTGGAACAATTTTGACAACAATATCTCCCGCCTGTTGGAGAATGTGCTCAGGCGCAGCTTGTGA
- a CDS encoding acyl-CoA dehydrogenase has product MSYRAPVSEFGFLMDHVVGMDRVAATDRFAEATRDTVHAILTEAGKMSEEVLAPLNRAGDLSPARLENGVVRSPPGFAEGYRAIAEGGYIAISADPAHGGLGLPMTVTTAVNEMMASACLSLQLNPLMTQGQIEALEHHASDEIKALYLPRLVSGEWCGTMNLTEPQAGSDVGALRSKAVPQEDGSYAISGQKIYISWGDNDFSGNVIHLVLARLPDGGPGTKGISLFLVPRDLPNEDGGAGVRNSLKVVSLEHKLGLHGSPTAVMEYDGATGWLVGEPHNGMAAMFTMMNNARLGVGVQGLGVAEAAYQHAVSYAMDRKQGRVPVEGGPGTILDHADVRRMLTGMKAEIFAARALALDLAVSIDLAQATGDADMAARAAFLTPICKAYGTETGISVADTGIQVHGGMGFIEETGAAQYLRDVRVTAIYEGTNGIQAMDLVGRKMMDDGAAATTLLDEIAETAAASDAGAALSDAATALRTTTAALTGMQMNDRFAGSVPYLRAFALALGGHYHLKAAKAEPGGVRAKLAHSFLLRQLPELHGLLAQVQGGAADLYAFSADDFAA; this is encoded by the coding sequence ATGTCTTATCGCGCCCCGGTATCCGAATTCGGGTTTCTGATGGATCATGTGGTCGGGATGGACCGCGTCGCGGCAACAGACCGCTTTGCAGAGGCCACGCGCGACACTGTTCATGCAATTTTGACAGAAGCCGGAAAGATGAGTGAAGAGGTGCTGGCCCCGCTGAACCGCGCCGGTGATCTGTCGCCTGCCCGGCTGGAAAACGGCGTGGTGCGCAGCCCGCCCGGCTTTGCCGAAGGGTATCGTGCGATTGCCGAAGGCGGCTATATCGCGATCTCGGCGGATCCGGCCCATGGCGGGCTTGGCCTGCCGATGACGGTGACCACGGCGGTCAACGAGATGATGGCCTCGGCCTGTCTGTCGCTGCAACTGAACCCGCTGATGACGCAAGGCCAGATCGAGGCGCTGGAACATCACGCATCCGATGAGATCAAGGCGCTGTATCTGCCCCGGCTGGTCAGTGGGGAATGGTGCGGCACGATGAACCTGACCGAACCGCAGGCCGGGTCTGATGTGGGCGCGTTGCGCAGCAAGGCTGTGCCACAGGAGGATGGAAGCTATGCAATCTCGGGACAGAAGATTTACATCTCCTGGGGGGACAATGATTTCTCTGGCAATGTCATTCATCTGGTTCTGGCGCGCCTGCCCGATGGTGGTCCCGGCACCAAGGGGATCAGCCTGTTTCTGGTGCCGCGCGATCTGCCGAATGAAGATGGCGGCGCGGGTGTCCGCAACAGTCTGAAGGTGGTCAGTCTGGAACATAAGCTGGGGCTTCATGGCTCCCCCACGGCGGTGATGGAATATGACGGCGCCACCGGCTGGCTGGTGGGGGAGCCCCATAACGGCATGGCGGCGATGTTCACGATGATGAACAACGCCCGGCTTGGGGTGGGCGTGCAGGGCCTTGGCGTGGCCGAAGCGGCGTATCAGCATGCGGTTTCCTATGCGATGGATCGCAAGCAGGGCCGGGTGCCGGTGGAAGGGGGTCCGGGCACAATTCTGGACCATGCGGATGTGCGCCGGATGCTGACCGGCATGAAGGCCGAGATCTTTGCCGCCCGCGCCCTGGCGCTGGATCTGGCGGTTTCGATTGATCTGGCCCAGGCCACCGGCGATGCCGATATGGCCGCGCGCGCCGCGTTCCTGACGCCGATCTGCAAGGCCTATGGCACAGAAACCGGGATATCCGTTGCCGATACCGGCATTCAGGTCCATGGCGGTATGGGCTTTATCGAGGAAACCGGTGCCGCCCAGTATCTGCGCGATGTGCGCGTCACCGCGATTTACGAAGGCACCAATGGCATTCAGGCAATGGATCTGGTGGGCCGCAAAATGATGGATGACGGCGCGGCAGCAACCACCCTGCTGGATGAGATCGCGGAAACCGCCGCTGCAAGCGATGCAGGTGCGGCGTTAAGCGACGCGGCGACGGCCCTGCGAACCACCACCGCCGCCCTGACCGGGATGCAGATGAATGACCGGTTCGCAGGCTCTGTGCCGTATCTCAGAGCGTTCGCTCTGGCGCTTGGCGGGCATTATCACCTGAAGGCTGCAAAGGCGGAACCGGGCGGTGTCAGGGCCAAACTTGCCCACAGCTTCCTGCTGCGGCAATTGCCCGAACTGCACGGTCTTCTGGCACAGGTTCAGGGCGGTGCGGCAGATCTTTATGCGTTTAGCGCAGATGATTTCGCCGCGTGA
- a CDS encoding TRAP transporter substrate-binding protein, with protein sequence MALSLSAQGAWAEDVVINLGYAAAEGSSYSILADRFEELVEEYSDGTIDVRVRCCGQLLGEDEAFTALQLGTVDMHIITGNNVSPHFPLMDAFVLPYIFDDKDHAYAVLDGDVGVGFAESLQDETNVYLLTYGFVGDRDFYNSRNVITGVEDMEGLRVRVPRNQVMIDTYEEFGAAPIPLPWADTPTALQTGTVDGGDNGTSFIQSQNFYEIMPYFTALEHFTYFSPLFASSRIMDQLDDGQRAAVMQAAEEAGLYHREEMGAQIAGIREFLTGEGGMETAEFDRSGFIAAGRRVQDRYAAERDDQFRALIEAIRAVSD encoded by the coding sequence ATGGCTTTGTCACTGTCGGCCCAGGGTGCCTGGGCGGAGGATGTTGTCATCAATCTTGGCTATGCCGCCGCCGAAGGCAGTTCCTACAGTATTCTGGCAGACCGCTTTGAAGAGCTGGTGGAAGAATATTCAGACGGCACCATCGACGTGCGGGTTCGCTGCTGTGGCCAGTTGCTGGGCGAAGATGAAGCGTTCACTGCGCTTCAGCTTGGCACGGTCGATATGCACATCATCACCGGCAACAATGTGTCCCCGCATTTTCCGCTGATGGATGCCTTTGTGCTGCCTTATATCTTTGACGACAAAGACCATGCCTATGCGGTTCTGGATGGCGATGTGGGGGTCGGGTTCGCGGAAAGCCTTCAGGACGAAACCAATGTCTATCTGCTGACCTACGGGTTTGTGGGCGACCGGGATTTCTATAACTCCCGCAACGTTATTACCGGCGTGGAAGATATGGAGGGCCTGCGGGTCCGCGTGCCGCGCAATCAGGTTATGATTGATACCTATGAAGAGTTCGGAGCCGCGCCCATTCCGCTGCCCTGGGCGGATACGCCGACAGCGCTTCAGACCGGCACTGTCGATGGTGGAGATAACGGAACCTCGTTCATCCAGTCGCAGAATTTCTATGAAATCATGCCCTATTTCACGGCGCTTGAGCATTTCACGTATTTCTCGCCGCTGTTTGCCAGTTCACGGATCATGGATCAGCTGGATGACGGCCAGCGCGCCGCCGTGATGCAGGCCGCCGAAGAGGCGGGGTTGTATCACCGTGAGGAGATGGGCGCGCAGATCGCCGGTATCCGGGAGTTCCTGACCGGCGAAGGCGGTATGGAGACAGCCGAATTTGACCGCTCGGGTTTCATCGCGGCAGGGCGTCGGGTGCAGGATCGCTATGCGGCAGAACGTGATGATCAGTTCCGGGCCCTGATCGAGGCAATCCGCGCCGTTTCTGACTGA
- the lepA gene encoding translation elongation factor 4 gives MTDLSRIRNFSIVAHIDHGKSTLADRLIQLTGTVAERDMQEQLLDSMDIERERGITIKANTVRIEYPAKDGQTYILNLIDTPGHVDFAYEVSRSMRAVEGSLLVVDASQGVEAQTLANVYQAIEADHEIVPVLNKVDLPAAEPERVAEQIEDVIGIDASDAVQISAKTGIGIPDVLEAIVTRLPAPEGDRDAPLKAMLVDSYYDPYLGVVVLIRVIDGVIRKGDKIRMMRTGGLYPVDRLGVFRPKMQDIAELGPGEMGFLTASIKQVRDTRVGDTITHERKGADDPLPGFQPSQPVVFCGLFPVDSAQFEDLRDAIEKLALNDASFSFEMETSAALGFGFRCGFLGLLHLEVIRDRLEREYDIDLITTAPSVIYHVYMRDGTKTDLHNPADMPDMTLVDHIEEPRIKATILVPDDYLGDVLKLCQDRRGIQMDLTYAGSRAMVVYDLPLNEVVFDFYDRLKSVTKGYASFDYQMIGYREDHLVKMQVLVNDEPVDALSMMVHRDRAEMRGRAMCEKLKELIPRHMFKIPIQAAIGGRVIARETLSALRKDVTAKCYGGDATRKRKLLDKQKAGKKKMRQFGKVEIPQSAFISALKMDG, from the coding sequence ATGACCGACCTCTCGCGGATACGCAATTTCTCTATCGTGGCGCATATCGACCACGGCAAATCCACCCTTGCCGACCGGCTGATCCAGCTGACCGGCACGGTGGCCGAACGGGACATGCAGGAACAGTTGCTTGACAGTATGGATATCGAGCGGGAGCGCGGCATCACCATCAAGGCCAATACCGTGCGCATCGAATACCCGGCGAAGGACGGCCAGACCTATATTCTCAACCTCATCGACACCCCGGGCCATGTGGATTTCGCCTATGAGGTCTCGCGCAGCATGCGCGCCGTGGAAGGCTCGCTTCTGGTCGTGGATGCCTCCCAGGGGGTTGAGGCGCAGACCCTTGCCAATGTCTATCAGGCGATTGAGGCGGATCACGAGATTGTCCCGGTTCTGAACAAGGTCGACCTGCCCGCGGCGGAGCCTGAAAGGGTCGCCGAGCAGATCGAGGATGTGATCGGGATCGACGCCAGCGATGCGGTGCAGATCTCGGCCAAAACCGGTATCGGCATCCCCGATGTGCTGGAGGCGATTGTGACCCGTCTTCCCGCGCCCGAGGGTGACCGTGACGCGCCCCTGAAAGCCATGCTGGTCGACAGCTATTATGACCCCTATCTGGGTGTCGTGGTTCTGATCCGCGTCATCGACGGGGTGATCCGCAAGGGCGACAAGATCAGGATGATGCGCACCGGCGGCCTTTACCCGGTTGACCGGCTTGGCGTCTTCCGCCCCAAGATGCAGGATATCGCGGAACTGGGACCGGGGGAGATGGGGTTTCTGACCGCCTCGATCAAACAGGTCCGCGATACCCGTGTGGGCGACACCATCACCCATGAACGCAAGGGCGCGGATGACCCGCTGCCCGGCTTCCAGCCCTCGCAGCCGGTGGTGTTCTGCGGTCTTTTCCCGGTTGACAGCGCCCAGTTCGAAGACCTCCGCGACGCGATTGAGAAACTGGCGCTGAACGACGCCTCTTTCAGCTTCGAGATGGAAACCTCCGCCGCGCTTGGCTTTGGCTTCCGCTGCGGGTTTCTGGGCCTGCTGCATCTGGAGGTGATCCGCGACCGGCTGGAACGGGAATATGATATCGACCTGATCACCACCGCGCCCTCGGTCATCTACCATGTCTATATGCGCGACGGCACCAAGACCGATCTGCATAACCCCGCCGATATGCCCGACATGACCCTTGTGGACCATATCGAGGAACCGCGGATCAAAGCCACCATTCTGGTGCCCGATGATTACCTGGGCGATGTGCTGAAACTCTGCCAGGACCGGCGCGGCATCCAGATGGACCTGACCTATGCGGGCAGCCGCGCGATGGTGGTCTATGACCTGCCCCTGAACGAGGTGGTGTTCGATTTCTACGACCGGCTGAAATCGGTCACCAAGGGCTATGCAAGCTTCGATTATCAGATGATCGGCTATCGTGAGGATCATCTGGTGAAGATGCAGGTGCTGGTGAATGATGAACCGGTCGATGCGCTGTCGATGATGGTCCACCGGGACCGGGCGGAAATGCGCGGGCGGGCGATGTGCGAGAAACTGAAAGAGCTGATCCCCCGCCATATGTTCAAAATCCCGATCCAGGCGGCAATCGGCGGCCGGGTGATCGCCCGCGAAACCCTGTCAGCCCTGCGCAAGGACGTGACCGCGAAATGCTATGGCGGGGATGCGACCCGGAAGCGGAAACTGCTGGACAAGCAGAAAGCGGGCAAGAAGAAGATGCGCCAGTTCGGGAAAGTGGAAATCCCGCAAAGCGCGTTTATCAGCGCGTTGAAGATGGATGGGTGA
- a CDS encoding TRAP transporter small permease — translation MLSRIDRYFEEVLCTFFLCLLVGSVLLQVVLRFGFSSAVPWAEETAVYGMIFAVYLGAIMAVRDRAHIRITLLVNRLPRPLQVCSIVLADFLWAGFVIFMIVQTVAYTQLLFSVTYRTPGLGIEQRWLQLMIPIAFLLMLFRMAQVYWRWGKTGWKGLPL, via the coding sequence ATGCTGTCGCGCATAGATCGGTATTTTGAAGAGGTTCTGTGCACATTCTTCCTGTGCCTGCTGGTCGGGTCTGTCCTGTTACAGGTGGTGCTGCGGTTCGGGTTTTCCTCGGCCGTGCCATGGGCCGAGGAAACCGCTGTCTATGGCATGATCTTTGCGGTCTATCTTGGCGCGATCATGGCCGTGCGGGACAGGGCGCATATCCGCATCACATTGCTGGTCAACAGATTGCCAAGGCCCTTGCAGGTCTGTTCCATCGTATTGGCGGATTTTCTGTGGGCCGGGTTTGTCATTTTCATGATCGTGCAAACCGTGGCCTATACGCAGTTGCTGTTCAGTGTCACATACCGCACGCCCGGTCTGGGGATTGAACAGCGCTGGCTGCAACTGATGATCCCCATCGCCTTTTTGCTGATGCTGTTCCGAATGGCGCAGGTCTATTGGCGTTGGGGCAAGACGGGCTGGAAGGGGCTTCCGCTATGA
- a CDS encoding DNA helicase — MRLSAPIFHLKRRARLQARNRMIPLHKALDQIASEEGYKSWSHLSASLTARSPAQDILAQLHAGDLVLLGARPGQGKTLLGIDLAIAASKTGRHASLFTLDCTHSDVLGHMRFLGTDPHVLSSGFRLDTSDEISADYITGHLEEPAETTFVVIDYLQLLDQRRQTPELGVADQNPA; from the coding sequence ATGAGACTGTCTGCCCCTATCTTCCACCTGAAACGACGCGCCCGGTTGCAGGCGCGCAACCGGATGATCCCGCTCCACAAGGCGCTGGATCAGATCGCGTCCGAGGAAGGCTATAAAAGCTGGAGCCATCTTTCCGCATCCCTGACCGCGCGCAGCCCCGCACAGGATATTCTTGCACAATTGCACGCAGGCGATTTGGTGCTTTTGGGAGCCCGCCCGGGTCAGGGCAAAACCCTTCTGGGGATTGATCTGGCGATTGCGGCATCTAAAACCGGGCGTCACGCATCCCTGTTCACGCTGGATTGCACCCACAGCGATGTACTGGGCCATATGCGTTTTCTTGGCACCGATCCGCATGTGTTATCCAGCGGGTTCCGTCTTGATACCTCTGATGAGATCAGCGCCGATTATATCACCGGGCATCTGGAAGAACCGGCAGAGACCACCTTTGTGGTCATCGACTATCTGCAATTGCTGGATCAGCGCCGCCAGACCCCGGAACTGGGGGTTGCAGATCAAAACCCTGCATGA
- a CDS encoding L-threonylcarbamoyladenylate synthase: protein MPQSQPKILVEEADGIARATALLKQDALVAIPTETVYGLAGNARSDTACARIFEAKGRPRFNPLIVHLASLDQAREIAEFPPAAGDLAQAFWPGPLTLVLPLKPGHGLSPLVTAGLTTVAIRLPAHPVARAVLAGFGGPVAAPSANPSGAISPTMAAHVADGLGQRVAAILDAGPCDVGLESTILAPSETGTRLLREGGLPREAIEALTGPLHSDTTPGRVEAPGQMTRHYAPSVPLAMNSALTDKTALRIGFTDTDGGDLSLSRSGDMVEAAATLFDILHQAETMAHAKGNPEIHIAPVPETGLGRAINDRLRRAAAPG from the coding sequence ATGCCACAAAGCCAGCCGAAAATTCTTGTGGAAGAGGCCGATGGCATCGCCCGCGCCACCGCGCTGCTCAAGCAGGATGCGCTGGTCGCGATCCCGACAGAGACGGTTTACGGGCTGGCCGGAAATGCCCGGAGCGACACCGCCTGTGCCCGGATTTTCGAGGCCAAGGGGCGCCCCCGGTTCAACCCGCTGATCGTACATCTGGCGTCTCTGGATCAGGCCCGGGAAATCGCCGAATTCCCCCCCGCAGCCGGGGATCTGGCGCAGGCTTTCTGGCCCGGCCCGCTCACGCTTGTGCTGCCACTGAAACCGGGGCATGGCCTGTCCCCTCTGGTCACTGCCGGGCTGACAACCGTGGCCATCCGCCTGCCCGCGCATCCCGTGGCCCGCGCGGTTCTGGCAGGTTTTGGCGGCCCCGTCGCCGCACCCTCGGCCAACCCGTCCGGTGCGATCAGCCCGACAATGGCGGCCCATGTGGCCGATGGTCTGGGCCAGCGGGTCGCGGCCATTCTGGATGCGGGCCCCTGCGATGTGGGGCTGGAATCCACCATCCTGGCCCCGTCCGAAACCGGCACCCGCCTGCTGCGCGAAGGTGGCCTGCCACGGGAAGCGATCGAGGCGCTGACCGGACCCCTGCACAGCGACACCACACCGGGGCGAGTGGAAGCCCCGGGCCAGATGACCCGCCATTACGCCCCGTCAGTGCCCCTGGCCATGAACAGCGCCCTGACCGACAAGACCGCCCTGCGGATCGGGTTCACCGACACCGATGGCGGCGATCTGAGCCTGTCCCGCTCCGGCGATATGGTGGAAGCCGCCGCAACCCTGTTCGACATCCTGCACCAGGCCGAAACCATGGCCCATGCAAAAGGCAACCCCGAGATCCACATCGCCCCGGTCCCGGAAACCGGCCTTGGCCGCGCCATCAACGACCGCCTCCGCCGGGCGGCAGCGCCGGGTTGA
- a CDS encoding TRAP transporter large permease, whose amino-acid sequence MNGPVVMAAIFVLTMAIGVPIPFAAGLATVAGLLIADIPLTLMAQAAWTAFEPFPLVTIPLFILAGQLMEQGGMSEKLVAIAQRLVGAYKGGLGLVTVVACMFFAALSGSGPATTAAIGSITIPAMQEEGYRSRFAGAIAAAAGALGSMIPPSNLLIIFALVTDVSIPRLFLAGIVPGIVLGLMLMVVVFIISLRQGYGGTGERFRWGPLLQALWEGKWAVFAPILILGGIYAGFFTPSEAAGVAVAYGLFVGLFIYRGLTWAKLFHAFKFTAIVIGTVLFILGSTKAFGQLVTIFDISTSVVGLFQALVDYPWLVMLMIGIFYIIVGMWLESIPQIIIFTAVFFPLVTGLGIDPVVFGIFTVMTCEIGFLTPPIGVNLFVAARISKITIEDISVGVLPLLIPYVLMIFLLVFFSGWVTFLPDLVYGERLR is encoded by the coding sequence ATGAATGGCCCCGTGGTTATGGCCGCCATCTTCGTTCTGACGATGGCGATTGGTGTGCCGATTCCGTTTGCGGCAGGTCTAGCCACGGTGGCCGGGCTGTTGATCGCAGATATCCCGCTGACCCTGATGGCGCAGGCCGCCTGGACTGCGTTTGAACCTTTCCCGCTGGTCACCATTCCGCTGTTCATTCTGGCAGGTCAGTTGATGGAACAGGGCGGCATGTCTGAAAAGCTTGTTGCCATCGCCCAACGCCTTGTCGGGGCCTATAAGGGCGGTCTGGGTCTGGTGACGGTTGTTGCCTGCATGTTTTTCGCGGCCCTGTCCGGGTCGGGGCCGGCGACCACGGCGGCCATCGGATCAATCACCATCCCGGCGATGCAGGAAGAGGGGTATCGGTCCCGTTTTGCAGGTGCGATCGCGGCCGCTGCGGGGGCTTTGGGCAGTATGATCCCGCCCTCGAACCTGTTGATCATCTTTGCCCTTGTCACCGATGTTTCGATCCCGCGCCTGTTTCTGGCGGGCATCGTGCCCGGGATTGTTCTGGGGCTTATGCTGATGGTCGTGGTGTTCATCATCTCTCTCAGACAGGGGTATGGCGGCACCGGGGAGCGGTTCCGCTGGGGCCCGCTGCTGCAGGCGTTATGGGAGGGGAAATGGGCCGTCTTTGCGCCCATTCTGATCCTTGGCGGTATTTATGCGGGGTTCTTCACCCCGTCCGAGGCAGCAGGGGTGGCGGTGGCCTATGGCCTGTTTGTGGGCCTGTTCATCTATCGCGGGCTGACATGGGCCAAGCTGTTTCATGCCTTCAAGTTCACCGCGATTGTCATCGGCACCGTTCTGTTCATTCTGGGCTCGACCAAAGCCTTCGGGCAGCTTGTCACCATCTTTGACATCTCAACCTCGGTTGTCGGCCTGTTCCAGGCACTGGTGGACTATCCCTGGCTGGTGATGCTGATGATCGGTATCTTCTACATCATCGTCGGCATGTGGCTGGAAAGCATTCCGCAGATCATCATCTTCACAGCCGTGTTCTTCCCGCTGGTCACCGGCCTGGGCATTGACCCGGTTGTGTTCGGCATCTTCACGGTCATGACCTGCGAGATCGGGTTTCTGACGCCACCGATCGGCGTCAACCTCTTTGTCGCGGCCAGGATCAGCAAGATAACGATCGAGGATATTTCGGTCGGGGTTCTGCCGCTGTTGATCCCTTATGTGCTGATGATCTTTCTGCTGGTTTTCTTTTCGGGCTGGGTCACCTTCCTGCCTGATCTGGTCTATGGCGAGCGCCTGAGATAA